The Drechmeria coniospora strain ARSEF 6962 chromosome 02, whole genome shotgun sequence genome has a segment encoding these proteins:
- a CDS encoding NUDIX domain-containing protein: protein MTAAPAPCLDERDHNTKPPTTTTAEAAEAALRDLDDSIRAADLGPTLTSRPEPPTATATAAASAGVLSWQDNEPAHDGHGDRDVEEELGLQASLYYDATTMASLNPFSVAAINRLRAYKPPAFPLWDALPSRKRAAVLVLLYADRWGDLRVVVTMRAASLRSFSGHAALPGGKADSREETPYQIARREAFEEIGLPMDDAGIPKPFRIEPLCTLPPSLARTHLVVTPCVAFLHADGGGPGALVEESLIPRLDAREVAAVFSAPFYNFLKAQDLPPRPGQAALPPGPWYEGAWMTWKDLPWRVHNFYVPVNNQRVSRPRRGSSRAQGYPGERVDEEQPFEGRFKVWGMTGRLLVDAARIAFGEEPEVEHNETYGDYDIIRRAEIEGAFHEAGEQKI, encoded by the exons ATGACGGCTGCACCAGCGccctgcctcgacgagcgtgACCACAACACGAAGCCTCCGACGACAACcaccgccgaagccgccgaagccgccctGCGAGATTTGGACGACAGCATCCGGGCAGCCGATCTCGGACCTACGCTCACGAGCCGGCCTGAGCCCCCTACCGCTACCGCCACTGCCGCTGCTTCTGCTGGCGTGCTGAGCTGGCAGGACAACGAGCCGGCCCACGACGGACACGGCGACAgagacgtcgaggaggagctaGGGCTGCAGGCGTCGCTGTATTATGACGCGACGACCATGGCCTCGTTGAATCCATTCTCCGTC GCCGCCATCAACCGTCTGAGGGCCTACAAGCCGCCCGCTTTCCCGCTGTGGGATGCGCTGCCGTCGCGCAAGCGAGCTGCCGTCCTGGTGCTCCTCTACGCCGACCGCTGGGGTGACctgcgcgtcgtcgtcaccatgcGCGCCGCCAGCCTCCGGAGCTTCTCGGGCCACGCCGCGCTGCCCGGGGGCAAGGCGGACAGCCGAGAGGAAACACCGT ATCAAATCGCCCGCCGAGAGGCCTTTGAAGAGATCGGCCTGcccatggacgacgccggcatccCCAAGCCGTTCCGCATCGAACCGCTGTGCACGCTACcgccctcgctcgctcggacgcacctcgtcgtcaccccCTGCGTCGCCTTCCtccacgccgacggcggcgggcccggcgctctcgtcgaggagTCGCTCATCCCCCGGCTCGACGCCcgcgaggtcgccgccgtcttcagCGCCCCTTTCTACAACTTCCTCAAGGCCCAAGACCTGCCGCCGCGCCCCGGCCAGGCGGCTCTTCCGCCCGGTCCCTGGTACGAGGGCGCGTGGATGACGTGGAAGGATTTGCCCTGGCGCGTCCACAACTTTTACGTGCCCGTCAACAATCAACGGGTGTCGAGACCGCGCCGCGGCAGCAGCCGGGCCCAGGGCTACCCGGGCGAGagggtcgacgaggagcagccgTTCGAGGGTCGCTTCAAGGTCTGGGGCATGACGGGCCGGCTGCTGGTCGACGCGGCGAGGATCGCCTTCGGCGAAGAGCCCGAGGTGGAGCACAACGAGACGTACGGGGACTATGACATCATCCGGCGCGCCGAAATAGAGGGTGCCTTTCACGAGGCGGGAGAGCAAAAGATCTGA
- a CDS encoding protein-ER retention protein produces MDGDPAVEPQLDSFSLAFPLPFRVGFIVTLAVWGWGANLHILHFCNIDVPALIRYPGRASPHHAPHHFSTYRLGALLTALFAAAMTLFWLLTWRVPSRVIEYDWVPMMYLVAVVAAFVLPLRDLPGRGRRRFLATLRRVSLGGIAEAADGRFGDILLADVLTSYAKVCGDLFVTTCMFLSRGGSSTERPDRNCGGTVMVPLLMAVPSMIRFRQCIIEYLRVRRAPYKESTGWGGQHLANAAKYSTAFPVIVASTLQRSTQDAAAKATYNRAWLVAVVVNSLYSFYWDVAKDWDLTLFSSRHERNSPQHEWGLRDRLVFRTPTLYYVAVVLDLVLRCSWSMKLSPHLSRFGDFESGIFLVEFLEVFRRWVWIFFRVETEWIRSSATSMAVDDILLGDYHDDDG; encoded by the exons ATGGACGGTGATCCAGCTGTTGAGCCGCAGCTCGACTCGTTCAGCCTGGCGTTTCCCTTGCCGTTCCGCGTCGGCTTCATCGTGACCCTAG CCGTCTGGGGATGGGGCGCCAACCTTCACATCCTCCACTTCTGCAACATCGACGTGCCGGCGCTCATACGGTACCCCGGACGGGCATCGCCGCATCATGCACCGCATCACTTCTCGACGTACCGGCTCGGCGCCTTGCTTACGGCGCTCTTCGCCGCGGCCATGACTCTGTTCTGGCTCCTGACATGGCGCGTTCCGTCGCGGGTGATCGAGTACGACTGGGTTCCGATGATgtacctcgtcgccgtcgtcgccgccttcgtccTTCCTCTGCGAGACCTTCCCGGAcgcggtcgacgacggttcCTCGCGACGCTGCGTCGCGTCAGCCTCGGAggcatcgccgaggcggccgacggcaggtTTGGGGACATtttgctcgccgacgtgctgACGTCGTACGCCAAGGTCTGCGGCGACCTGTTCGTCACGACGTGCATGTTCCTCAGCCGCGgaggctcgtcgacggaacGGCCGGACCGAAACTGCGGGGGGACGGTCATGGTGCCGCTGCtgatggcggtgccgagcATGATCCGCTTCCGGCAGTGCATCATCGAGTACCTGCGCGTTCGACGGGCACCTTACAAGGAATCGACGGGCTGGGGAGGGCAGCACTTGGCCAACGCCGCCAAGTATTCGACGGCATtccccgtcatcgtcgcGAGCACGCTTCAGAGGAGCACGCAGGacgcggcggcaaaggcgacgTACAACAGAGcctggctcgtcgccgtcgtcgtcaactcGCTGTACTCCTTCTACTGGGACGTGGCAAAGGACTGGGACCTGACGCTCTTCTCGTCGCGGCACGAACGCAACTCGCCCCAGCATGAGTGGGGGCTGCGCGACCGGCTCGTCTTCCGGACACCGACGCTGTACTATGTGGcagtcgtcctcgacctcgttcTGCGATGCAGCTGGTCGATGAAACTGAGCCCGCACCTCAGCCGGTTTGGCGATTTCGAGAGCGGCATATTCCTCGTGGAGTTTCTCGAAGTCTTCCGACGATGGGTGTGGATTTTCTTTCGTGTCGAGACCGAGTGGATCAGGAGTTCGGCCACGagcatggccgtcgacgacattcTGCTGGGAGATtaccacgacgacgacggttaA
- a CDS encoding RING-1 like protein — translation MAAPALPSTSSPYPFASAPDIVRAHQKDAYFTGYLANTLTDLHRHLLGARATHAVAPELRSLASLLYFSVTTLPGNRTLGEEYCDLVQVESPTGRLPAFNARAAYVAGTIVLPYLISRCLPALRARIRTLVERRLDTLRRRGADTSREARIWGYMARHLTSLTSAAPIQAVTLALFYFNGTYYELTKRLLSLRYVFTRTVPDSPDRAGYEVLGVLLVIQLVVQAYLHLRSTISSASAPNTSVAELRERPAFHSDTVDVSLNHNSYAANSDLLLNGIGGPGPQPSRVNLATTTHTPSAAVPRFNLADSRVMSYIKGAQQRKCTLCLEELKDPSATPCGHVFCWECIGDWVREKPECPLCRREATMQHILPLRVM, via the coding sequence ATGGCGGCACCCGCGTTGCCAtcgacgtcctcgccctACCCCTTCGCCTCTGCCCCCGACATCGTCCGCGCCCACCAAAAGGACGCCTACTTTACGGGCTATCTCGCCAACACGCTCACCGACCTCCATCGCCACCTCCTTGGTGCCCGGGCCACCCACGCTGTCGCTCCCGAGCTGCgctccctcgcctccctcctCTACTTTTCCGTAACAACCCTGCCCGGCAACCGCACGCTCGGTGAGGAATACTGCGACCTCGTCCAGGTCGAGTCCCCGACTGGCAGGCTCCCCGCTTTCAACGCCAGAGCCGCCTacgtcgccggcaccatcGTCCTGCCTTACCTCATCAGCCGCTGCCTTCCGGCCCTGCGCGCGCGCATACGGACCCTTGTCGAGCGCCGGCTCGACACCCTCCGTCGGAGGGGCGCAGACACGAGCAGGGAGGCCCGAATCTGGGGGTACATGGCACGTCACCTGACAAGcctcacctcggccgcccccATCCAAGCCGTCACCCTCGCGCTCTTCTACTTCAACGGCACCTACTACGAGCTCACCAAGcgcctcctctccctccgcTACGTCTTCACCCGCACCGTTCCCGACAGCCCCGATCGCGCCGGCTACGAGGTCTTAGGCGTCCTGCTCGTCATCCAGCTCGTCGTTCAGGCGTACCTGCACCTTCGCTCGACCATctcgtccgcctccgccCCCAACACATCAGTCGCCGAGCTCCGCGAACGTCCAGCCTTTCACTCCGATACCGTCGATGTCTCGCTCAACCACAACTCCTACGCCGCCAACAGCGACCTCCTCCtcaacggcatcggcggcccCGGTCCCCAGCCGAGCCGGGTGAATCTCGCGACGACCACACATACACCCTCCGCCGCGGTGCCCAGGTTCAACCTCGCGGATTCCCGGGTCATGAGCTACATAAAAGGCGCGCAGCAGCGCAAGTGCACATTGTGTCtggaggagctcaaggaTCCCTCGGCCACTCCATGCGGGCACGTCTTCTGCTGGGAGTGTATTGGTGATTGGGTGAGGGAAAAGCCCGAGTGTCCCTTGTGCCGGCGAGAGGCTACAATGCAGCACATCCTCCCCTTGCGCGTCATGTAA
- a CDS encoding hypothetical protein (related to cell growth regulating nucleolar protein LYAR) translates to MVHFQGVQYRSHTSCITEDQKYQGALYKEKNNKKQKHNHNQSMNQPAEQQPYQRTKQMAQQPYVEDVGEDQDHNRWSDGARHAEKGTFPVEPPPKAPSPPVAATEEHVNVFDYLVATGQTPNASNMNLLRDQQGVHMGDNTSLVRYEYDAEEHVDTPSLMDADKELLVRYGTGPVPARTFVTPASKSERRKAKDGEVKKDKKRKRLHAETPGDQVMTDAPPVLHSGLTGGLKGLMRPTLPPSPDYSGGDVAENSPASPLKKSKHSKHSKNGSIGNSLFEIITGGSKTKKQKKKSSSKKSSRDPRDRKEPKLIEFRPRSKDGKADGPGDEIVVFKPRADAFLSFINKGPESERGCSVNKALKRYHRDRQGPTSKTQEEKELWKDLRLRRNERGEIVLFSI, encoded by the exons ATGGTACACTTTCAAGGCGTCCAGTATCGCTCCCATACG TCTTGCATCACCGAAGACCAGAAATATCAGGGCGCATTGTACAAGGAGAAGAACAACAAGAAACAAAAACACAATCACAACCAAAGCATGAACCAAccggccgagcagcagccgtATCAACGAACCAAGCAAATGGCTCAGCAACCGTACGTCGAAGATGTCGGAGAGGACCAGGACCACAATCGGTGGAGCGACGGCGCCCGACACGCCGAGAAAGGAACATTCCCAGTCGAGCCTCCGCCAAAGGCCCCGTCGcctcccgtcgccgccacggaAGAGCATGTCAACGTCTTTGACTACCTCGTTGCCACTGGCCAGACCCCCAATGCCTCCAACATGAACCTCCTCCGAGACCAGCAGGGGGTCCACATGGGTGACAACACCTCTTTGGTGCGTTACGAGTACGACGCCGAGGAACACGTCGACACCCCCTCTCTCATGGATGCCGACAAGGAGCTGCTGGTCCGGTACGGTACCGGACCGGTTCCCGCACGCACCTTTGTCACCCCAGCCTCCAAGAGCGAGCGGCGCAAGGCAAAGGACGGTGAGGTCAAGAAGGACAAGAAGCGCAAGCGCCTACACGCCGAAACACCTGGCGACCAAGTAATGACTGATGCTCCTCCTGTCCTTCACTCCGGTCTCACCGGAGGTCTCAAAGGCCTCATGCGTCCTACCTTGCCTCCCTCACCGGACTACTCTGGCGGGGACGTGGCCGAGAACTCGCCGGCCAGCCCTCTCAAGAAGTCGAAGCACTCGAAGCATTCGAAGAACGGATCGATCGGGAACAGCCTCTTCGAAATCATCACCGGCGGCTCCAAAACGAAGAAGCAGAAGAAAAAGTCGTCGAGCAAGAAGTCCTCGCGGGACCCGCGAGACCGAAAAGAGCCCAAGCTAATCGAATTCCGTCCGCGAtccaaggacggcaaggcaGACGGTCCCGGCGACGAAATCGTCGTCTTCAAACCCCGCGCCGATGCATTTCTCAGCTTCATCAACAAGGGACCCGAGAGTGAGCGTGGCTGCAGCGTGAACAAGGCCCTCAAACGGTACCATCGCGATCGCCAAGGACCGACCTCGAAGACgcaggaggagaaggagctTTGGAAAGACCTCCGGTTGCGTCGGAACGAACGCGGCGAAATTGTTCTCTTCTCGATATGA
- a CDS encoding bem46-like protein yields the protein MSSYSSSPSSSFRGYLDQTISFLSAAASYMRVPALASTAIAAVLTSLLYFKQKALIYPSHMPPNSRTDLPRPSQFGIRDFEELVIPTDDGEKLSAFYIRAPRGARNANLTVLMFHGNAGNIGHRLPIARMIINSIGCNVFMLEYRGYGTSTGEPDEAGLTLDAQTGLNYLRDRAETRHHNLVIYGQSLGGAVSIKLVAKNQHDGDVVGLILENTFLSMRKLIPSVIPPAKYLTLLCHQVWPSESILPSISKVPILFLSGLQDEIVPPSHMRQLYELCNAPKKWRPLPGGDHNSSVIEEGYFEAIAEFVAEITTRSDEKERLR from the exons ATGTCCAGCTATAGCTCTTCTCCTTCGTCCAGCTTCCGTGGCTACCTGGACCAAACCATCTCGTTCCTGAGCGCTGCCGCCTCCTACATGCGTGTTCCAGCCTTGGCCTCCACG GCCATCGCTGCCGTTCTCACCTCCCTCCTCTACTTCAAGCAAAA GGCCCTGATCTACCCTTCCCATATGCCCCCAAACTCTCGGACAGATCTTCCGCGACCATCACAGTTTGGCATACGAGACTTTGAGGAGCTTGTCATCCCAACGGACGATGGCGAGAAACTGTCCGCCTTTTACATTCGCGCACCTCGTGGTGCCAGGAACGCAAACCTGACGGTCCTCATGTTCCATGGCAACGCCGGCAACATTGGTCATCGGCTACCCATTGCGCGCATGATCATCAACTCGATTGGATGCAACGTTTTCATGCTCGAGTATCGGGGCTACGGCACTTCCACCGGAGAGCctgacgaggccggcctgACGCTGGACGCCCAGACCGGCCTCAACTATCTCCGTGACCGTGCCGAAACGCGCCATCACAACCTCGTCATCTACGGCCAAAGCCTCGGCGGTGCTGTCAGCATCAAGCTCGTGGCCAAGAACCAGCATGATggggacgtcgtcggcctgaTCCTGGAGAACACCTTCCTTTCCATGCGGAAGCTCATCCCTTCCGTCATCCCCCCGGCCAAGTACCTCACCCTGCTGTGTCACCAGGTGTGGCCCAGCGAGTCCATCCTGCCAAGCATCAGCAAGGTGCCGATACTCTTCCTCAGCGGCCTGCAGGATGAGATTGTCCC ACCGAGTCACATGCGCCAGCTTTACGAGCTTTGTAATGCTCCCAAGAAATGGCGGCCATTGCCGGGCGGCGATCACAACTCAAGCGTCATCGAGGAAGGCTACTTCGAGGCCATTGCCGAATTTGTGGCCGAGATCACGACTCGCTCCGATGAGAAAGAGAGATTGCGATGA